A genomic segment from Spinacia oleracea cultivar Varoflay chromosome 3, BTI_SOV_V1, whole genome shotgun sequence encodes:
- the LOC110803875 gene encoding uncharacterized protein, which yields MPVALRSLFATVLIFCQPSNPNALWLKYYDALSEDLNREFQDSEAKVRQLTASLDHLLEATDDEIARTRDIIDALDAPIPEHCIHCRGSKTFLYNALYAEIRLMGLIVLPTATSGIAAANIPSGRTTHSRFKILIDTEASVACDVPKQGSLAALIKETTLIIWDEASMARKENVVSLDLLLRDLCDETKLFGGKLVIFGGDFRQVLPVLPRKIERKAVGVSIVSSALWPQLKKFRLTENRRGREDPHFSAFLLALGNGELQTPENNYVQLPSEVVKPLEDGRDPITDLTSLTFPELDLHTFTSDIFTTRAILTPMNDDVDSINT from the exons ATGCCTGTTGCTTTACGTAGCCTCTTCGCAACTGTCCTCATTTTCTGCCAACCAAGTAACCCCAATGCGCTTTGGCTAAAGTACTATGATGCACTATCGGAGGATCTCAACCGTGAATTCCAAGATTCAGAGGCTAAGGTTAGACAATTAACGGCCAG CCTGGACCACCTGCTTGAAGCTACAGATGATGAGATAGCACGAACACGGGACATCATTGATGCCCTCGATGCACCGATACCTGAGCATTGCATCCATTGTCGTGGAA GCAAAACCTTCTTGTACAATGCCTTGTACGCAGAGATTCGACTCATGGGGCTGATTGTACTTCCAACTGCTACGTCAGGCATAGCTGCAGCAAACATACCATCCGGAAGAACAACACATTCCAGGTTTAAGATCCTTATCGATACTGAAGCTTCCGTTGCCTGCGATGTGCCCAAACAAGGTAGCTTGGCTGCTTTGATAAAGGAAACAACGCTCATCATATGGGACGAGGCTTCCATGGCAAGGAAAGAAAACGTTGTGTCCCTTGATTTACTGCTTAGAGACTTGTGTGATGAAACCAAATTATTTGGCGGTAAGCTTGTTATTTTTGGGGGAGATTTTCGACAAGTTCTCCCCGTCCTTCCCCGCAAAATAGAGCGGAAAGCAGTTGGTGTGAGCATAGTGAGTTCTGCCTTGTGGCCTCAATTGAAAAAGTTCCGTCTCACAGAGAACAGACGGGGCCGAGAAGATCCACACTTTTCAGCATTCTTGCTTGCCCTGGGAAACGGGGAACTGCAGACTCCTGAAAATAACTATGTCCAGCTACCGAGCGAAGTTGTTAAACCTCTAGAGGATGGCAGGGACCCGATCACAGACCTGACCTCACTTACATTCCCAGAGTTAGACCTACATACCTTTACCTCAGACATATTTACAACAAGAGCAATACTGACTCCGATGAATGATGATGTTGATTCCATCAACACATAA